A single region of the Phyllostomus discolor isolate MPI-MPIP mPhyDis1 chromosome 14, mPhyDis1.pri.v3, whole genome shotgun sequence genome encodes:
- the CELSR2 gene encoding cadherin EGF LAG seven-pass G-type receptor 2 isoform X3: protein MRSRAARTPLSTPLPPPPLLLLLLLLPLPPLLGDQVGPCRSLGTGGRGSPAACAPVGWLCPASASNLWLYTSRCRDEGTELTGHLVPHHDGLRVWCPESGAHIPLPPAPEGCPWSCRLLGIGGHLSPQGKLTLPQEHPCLKAPRLRCQSCKLVQTPGLRAEERSAEESTGGRRKRNVNTAPQFQPPSYQATVPENQPAGTAVASLRAIDPDEGEAGRLEYTMDALFDSRSNHFFSLDPITGAVTTAEELDRETKSTHVFRVTAQDHGMPRRSALATLTILVTDTNDHDPVFEQQEYKESLRENLEVGYEVLTVRATDGDAPPNANILYRLLEGPGGSPSEVFEIDPRSGVIRTRGPVDREEVESYQLTVEASDQGRDPGPRSATAAVFLSVEDDNDNAPQFSEKRYVVQVREDVTPGAPVLRVTASDRDKGSNALVHYSIMSGNARGQFYLDAQTGALDVVSPLDYETTKEYTLRIRAQDGGRPPLSNVSGLVTVQVLDINDNAPIFVSTPFQATVLESVPLGYLVLHVQAIDADAGDNARLEYRLAGVGHDFPFTINNGTGWISVAAELDREEVDFYSFGVEARDHGAPALTASASVSVTVLDVNDNNPTFTQPEYTVRLNEDAAVGTSVVTVSAVDRDAHSVITYQITSGNTRNRFSITSQSGGGLVSLALPLDYKLERQYVLAVTASDGTRQDTAQVVVNVTDANTHRPVFQSSHYTVNVNEDRPAGTTVVLISATDEDTGENARITYFMEDSIPQFRIDADTGAVTTQAELDYEDQVSYTLAITARDNGIPQKSDTTYLEILVNDVNDNAPQFLRDSYQGSVYEDVPPFTSVLQISATDRDSGLNGRVFYTFQGGNDGDGDFIVESTSGIVRTLRRLDRENVAQYVLRAYAVDKGMPPARTPMDVTVSVLDVNDNPPVFEQDEFDVFVEENSPIGLAVARVTATDPDEGTNAQIMYQIVEGNIPEVFQLDIFSGELTALVDLDYEDRPEYILVIQATSAPLVSRATVHVRLLDRNDNPPVLGNFEILFNNYVTNRSSSFPGGTIGRVPAHDPDVSDSLTYSFERGNELSLVLLNASTGELRLSRALDNNRPLEAVMSVLVSDGVHSVTAQCALRVTIITDEMLTHSITLRLEDMSPERFLSPLLGLFIQAVAATLATPPDHVVVFNVQRDTDAPGGHILNVSLSVGQPPGPGGGPPFLPSEDLQERLYLNRSLLTAISAQRVLPFDDNICLREPCENYMRCVSVLRFDSSAPFIASSSVLFRPIHPVGGLRCRCPPGFTGDYCETEVDLCYSRPCGAHGRCRSREGGYTCLCRDGYTGEHCEVSARSGRCSPGVCKNGGTCVNLLVGGFKCDCPSGDFEKPFCQVTTRSFPARSFITFRGLRQRFHFTVALSFATKERDGLLLYNGRFNEKHDFVALEVIQEQVQLTFSAGESTTTVSPFVPGGVSDGQWHTVQLKYYNKPLLGQKGLPQGPSEQKVAVVSVDGCDTGMALRFGALLGNYSCAAQGTQAGSKKSLDLTGPLLLGGVPDLPESFPVRTRHFVGCMRNLQVDSRHVDMADFIANNGTTPGCPAKKNVCDSNTCHNGGTCVNQWDSFSCECPLGFGGKSCAQEMANPQRFLGSSLVAWQGLSLPISQPWHLSLMFRTRQADGVLLQAVTRGRSTITLQLRGGHVVLSVEGTGLQASSLRLEPGRANDGDWHHTELALGASGGPGHAILSFDYGQQQAEGNLGPRLHGLHLSNITVGGVPGPASGVARGFRGCLQGVRVSETPKGVSSLDPSRGESINVEPGCSLPDPCDSNPCPANSYCSDDWDSYSCSCDPGYYGDNCTNVCDLNPCEHQSTCIRKPSAPHGYTCECPQNYLGPYCETRIDQPCPRGWWGHPTCGPCNCDVSKGFDPDCNKTSGECHCKENHYRPPGSPICLLCDCYPTGSLSRVCDPEDGQCPCKPGVIGRQCDRCDNPFAEVTTNGCEVNYDSCPRAIEAGIWWPRTRFGLPAAAPCPRGSFGTAVRHCDEHRGWLPPNLFNCTSVTFSELKGFAERLQRNESGLDSGRSQRLALLLRNATQHTAGYFGSDVKVAYQLATRLLAHESAQRGFGLSATQDVHFTENLLRVGSALLDAANKRHWELIQQTEGGTAWLLQHYEAYASALAQNMRHTYLSPFTIVTPNIVISVVRLDKGNFAGAKLPRYEALRGERPSDLETTVILPESVFRETAPMVRPAGPGEVQEPEELARRQRRHPELSQGEAVASVIIYRTLAGLLPHNYDPDKRSLRVPKRPVINTPVVSISVHDDEELLPRALDKPVTVQFRLLETEERTKPICVFWNHSILVSGTGGWSARGCEVVFRNESHVSCQCNHMTSFAVLMDVSRRENGEILPLKTLTYVALGVTLAALLLTFLFLTLLRALRSNQHGIRRNLTAALGLAQLVFLLGINQADLPFACTVIAILLHFLFLCTFSWALLEALHLYRALTEVRDVNAGPMRFYYMLGWGVPAFITGLAVGLDPEGYGNPDFCWLSIYDTLIWSFAGPVAFAVSMSVFLYILAARASCAAHRQGFEKKGPVSGLRPSFAVLLLLSASWLLALLSVNSDSLLFHYLFAACNCIQGPLIFLSYVVLSKEVRKVLKFACSRKPSPDPALTTKSTLTSSYNCPSPYADGRLYQPYGDSAGSLHSASRSGKSQPSYIPFLLREESTLNPGQGPPGLGDPSSLFLEGQDQQHDPDTDSDSDLSLEDDQSGSYASTHSSDSEEEEEEETVAFPGEPGWDSLLGPGAERLPLHSTPKDGGPGPVKIPWSGDFGTSAKESGGNGASEERPRENGDALPWEGSLGPLPGLSAQPHKGILKKKCLPTISEKSSLLRLPLEQGTGSSRASSASEGSRGGLPPRPPPRQSLQEQLNGVMPIAMSIKAGTVDEDSSGSEG from the exons ATGCGGAGCCGGGCAGCCCGCACCCCCCTTTCCacgccgctgccgccgccaccgctgctgctactgctgctactgctgccgctgccgccacTCCTGGGAGACCAAGTGGGGCCCTGCCGTTCCCTGGGGACCGGAGGACGCGGATCCCCCGCGGCCTGCGCCCCGGTGGGCTGGCTCTGTCCGGCCTCAGCCTCGAACCTCTGGCTCTACACCAGCCGCTGCAGGGATGAGGGGACAGAGCTGACTGGCCATCTGGTGCCACATCACGATGGTCTGAGGGTCTGGTGTCCAGAATCCGGGGCCCACATCCCCCTGCCGCCAGCCCCGGAAGGCTGTCCCTGGAGCTGTCGCCTCCTGGGCATCGGAGGCCACCTTTCCCCACAGGGCAAGCTCACCCTGCCCCAAGAGCACCCGTGCTTGAAGGCCCCACGGCTGCGATGCCAGTCCTGCAAGCTGGTGCAGACCCCTGGGCTCAGGGCAGAGGAAAGGTCGGCAGAAGAGTCCACGGGTGGGCGTCGGAAAAGGAATGTGAATACGGCCCCCCAGTTCCAGCCCCCCAGCTACCAGGCCACAGTGCCCGAGAACCAGCCGGCAGGCACCGCTGTCGCGTCCCTGCGGGCCATTGACCCGGACGAGGGGGAGGCAGGTCGGCTGGAGTACACCATGGATGCCCTCTTCGACAGCCGCTCCAACCACTTCTTCTCCCTGGACCCGATCACGGGCGCGGTGACCACAGCCGAGGAGCTGGATCGGGAGACCAAGAGCACCCACGTGTTCAGGGTCACGGCGCAGGATCATGGCATGCCCCGACGCAGCGCCCTGGCCACCCTCACCATCTTGGTCACTGACACCAATGACCACGACCCGGTCTTCGAGCAGCAGGAATACAAGGAGAGCCTCAGGGAGAACCTGGAGGTGGGCTATGAGGTGCTCACGGTCAGAGCCACGGATGGTGACGCCCCTCCCAATGCCAACATTCTGTACCGCCtgctggaggggcctgggggcagccccTCGGAAGTCTTTGAGATCGACCCTCGTTCTGGGGTGATCCGAACCCGTGGCCCCGTGGATAGGGAAGAGGTGGAATCCTACCAACTGACAGTGGAGGCCAGTGACCAGGGCCGGGACCCCGGCCCGCGGAGCGCCACGGCTGCCGTCTTCCTGTCCGTGGAGGATGACAATGATAACGCCCCCCAGTTCAGCGAGAAGCGCTACGTGGTCCAGGTGCGGGAGGACGTGACCCCAGGGGCCCCAGTGCTCAGAGTCACAGCCTCAGACCGGGACAAGGGCAGCAACGCCCTGGTGCACTACAGCATCATGAGTGGCAACGCCCGGGGCCAGTTTTACCTGGATGCCCAGACTGGGGCTCTGGATGTCGTGAGCCCTCTGGACTACGAGACCACAAAGGAGTACACCTTACGGATCCGGGCCCAGGACGGTGGCCGCCCCCCGCTCTCTAACGTCTCTGGCCTGGTGACAGTGCAAGTCCTCGACATCAACGACAACGCCCCCATCTTCGTCAGCACCCCGTTCCAGGCCACCGTTCTGGAGAGTGTGCCCTTAGGCTACCTGGTTCTCCACGTGCAGGCCATCGACGCTGACGCTGGCGACAACGCCCGCCTGGAGTACCGCCTCGCCGGAGTCGGGCACGACTTCCCCTTCACCATCAACAACGGCACGGGGTGGATCTCCGTGGCCGCCGAGCTGGACCGTGAGGAGGTTGACTTCTACAGCTTCGGGGTGGAAGCCCGAGACCACGGCGCCCCCGCGCTCACCGCCTCGGCCAGCGTCAGCGTGACCGTCCTGGATGTTAACGACAACAACCCGACCTTCACCCAGCCCGAGTACACGGTGCGGCTCAACGAGGATGCGGCTGTGGGCACCAGTGTGGTGACCGTGTCGGCCGTGGACCGTGATGCCCACAGCGTCATCACCTACCAGATCACCAGCGGCAACACCCGGAACCGCTTCTCCATCACCAGCCAGAGCGGAGGCGGGCTGGTGTCCCTCGCCCTGCCGCTGGACTACAAGCTGGAGCGGCAGTACGTGCTGGCCGTCACCGCCTCCGACGGCACGCGGCAGGACACGGCACAGGTGGTGGTGAACGTCACCGACGCCAACACGCATCGGCCCGTCTTCCAGAGCTCCCACTACACCGTGAACGTGAACGAGGACCGGCCAGCAGGCACCACGGTGGTGCTGATCAGTGCCACGGACGAGGACACGGGCGAGAATGCCCGCATCACCTACTTTATGGAGGACAGCATCCCCCAGTTCCGGATCGACGCAGACACCGGGGCCGTCACCACCCAGGCGGAGCTGGACTACGAGGACCAGGTGTCCTACACCCTGGCCATCACTGCCCGGGACAACGGCATCCCCCAGAAGTCCGACACCACCTACCTGGAGATCCTGGTGAACGACGTGAACGACAACGCCCCCCAGTTCCTGCGGGACTCCTACCAGGGCAGCGTCTACGAGGACGTGCCCCCTTTCACCAGCGTCCTGCAGATCTCAGCCACCGACCGCGACTCCGGCCTCAACGGCAGAGTCTTCTACACCTTCCAGGGGGGCAACGACGGGGACGGCGACTTCATCGTAGAGTCCACGTCGGGCATCGTGCGGACACTTCGCAGGCTGGATCGCGAGAACGTGGCCCAGTACGTCTTGCGGGCGTACGCAGTGGACAAGGGCATGCCCCCAGCCCGCACGCCCATGGACGTGACGGTCAGCGTGCTGGACGTGAACGACAACCCGCCTGTCTTTGAGCAGGACGAGTTCGATGTGTTCGTGGAAGAAAACAGCCCCATTGGGCTGGCCGTGGCCCGGGTCACAGCCACGGACCCGGACGAAGGCACCAATGCCCAGATCATGTACCAGATCGTAGAGGGCAACATCCCCGAGGTCTTCCAGCTGGACATCTTCTCTGGGGAGCTGACCGCCCTGGTGGACCTGGACTACGAGGACCGGCCTGAGTACATCCTGGTCATCCAGGCCACGTCGGCGCCCCTCGTGAGCCGGGCCACGGTCCACGTCCGCCTGCTGGACCGCAACGACAACCCGCCAGTGCTGGGCAACTTTGAGATCCTTTTCAACAACTATGTCACCAACCGCTCCAGCAGCTTCCCCGGGGGCACCATCGGCCGCGTGCCGGCCCACGACCCTGACGTCTCGGACAGCCTGACTTACAGCTTCGAGCGGGGAAACGAGCTCAGCCTGGTCTTGCTCAACGCCTCCACCGGGGAGCTGAGGCTGAGCCGGGCCCTGGACAACAACCGGCCCCTGGAGGCCGTCATGAGCGTGCTAGTGTCAG ATGGCGTGCACAGTGTGACGGCCCAGTGCGCCCTGCGCGTCACCATCATCACGGATGAGATGCTCACGCACAGCATCACGCTGCGCCTGGAGGACATGTCGCCGGAGCGCTTCCTGTCGCCACTGCTGGGCCTCTTCATCCAGGCGGTGGCGGCCACGCTGGCCACGCCCCCAGACCACGTGGTGGTGTTCAACGTGCAGCGGGACACCGACGCCCCCGGCGGCCACATCCTCAACGTGAGCCTGTCGGTGGGCCAGCCgccggggcccgggggcgggCCGCCCTTCCTGCCCTCGGAGGACCTGCAGGAGCGCCTGTACCTCAACCGCAGCCTGCTGACGGCCATCTCGGCCCAGCGCGTGCTGCCCTTCGACGACAACATCTGCCTGCGCGAGCCGTGCGAGAACTACATGCGCTGCGTGTCGGTGCTGCGCTTCGACTCCTCGGCGCCCTTCATCGCCTCCTCGTCCGTGCTCTTCCGGCCCATCCACCCGGTCGGGGGGCTGCGCTGCCGCTGCCCGCCTGGCTTCACGGGCGACTACTGCGAGACCGAGGTGGACCTCTGCTACTCGCGGCCCTGCGGAGCCCACGGGCGCTGCCGCAGCCGCGAGGGCGGCTACACTTGCCTCTGCCGCGACGGCTACACGG GTGAGCACTGTGAGGTGAGTGCCCGCTCGGGCCGCTGCAGCCCGGGCGTCTGCAAGAATGGGGGCACCTGCGTCAACCTGCTGGTGGGTGGCTTCAAGTGCGACTGCCCATCCGGAGACTTCGAGAAGCCCTTCTGCCAGGTGACCACACGCAGCTTCCCTGCCCGCTCCTTCATCACCTTCCGTGGCCTGCGCCAGCGCTTCCACTTCACCGTGGCCCTCTC GTTTGCCACCAAGGAGCGGGACGGCCTGCTGCTGTACAACGGGCGCTTCAATGAGAAGCATGACTTCGTGGCCCTCGAGGTGATCCAGGAGCAGGTCCAGCTCACCTTCTCTGCAG GGGAGTCCACCACCACCGTGTCCCCGTTCGTGCCCGGAGGGGTCAGTGATGGCCAGTGGCACACAGTCCAGCTGAAGTACTACAATAAG CCACTGCTGGGCCAGAAAGGGCTCCCCCAGGGCCCGTCCGAGCAGAAGGTGGCCGTGGTGAGTGTGGATGGCTGTGACACGGGGATGGCCCTGCGCTTCGGAGCTCTGCTGGGGAACTACTCCTGCGCTGCCCAGGGCACCCAGGCGGGCAGCAAGAA GTCTCTGGACCTGACCGGGCCCCTGCTGCTGGGAGGGGTGCCCGACTTGCCCGAGAGCTTCCCTGTCCGGACACGGCACTTCGTGGGCTGCATGAGGAACCTGCAGGTGGACAGCCGGCACGTGGACATGGCCGACTTCATTGCCAACAACGGCACCACGCCTG GCTGCCCTGCCAAGAAGAACGTGTGTGACAGCAACACTTGCCACAACGGGGGCACCTGTGTGAACCAGTGGGACTCATTCAGCTGCGAGTGCCCTCTGGGCTTCGGGGGCAAGAGCTGTGCCCAGG AAATGGCCAACCCACAGCGCTTCCTGGGCAGCAGCCTGGTGGCCTGGCAGGGCCTCTCGCTGCCCATCTCCCAGCCCTGGCACCTCAGCCTCATGTTCCGCACACGCCAGGCCGACGGTGTCCTGCTGCAGGCTGTCACCAGGGGGCGAAGTACCATCACCCTGCAG CTGCGGGGGGGCCACGTGGTGCTGAGTGTGGAGGGCACGGGGCTCCAGGCCTCGTCCCTCCGCCTGGAGCCGGGCCGGGCCAACGACGGTGACTGGCACCACACGGAGCTGGCACTCGGAGCCAGCGGGGGCCCTGGCCACGCCATCCTGTCCTTTGACTACGGGCAACAGCAGGCAGAGGGCAACCTGGGCCCCCGGCTCCACGGGCTGCACCTGAGCAACATCACCGTGGGCGGCGTGCCTGGGCCAGCCAGCGGTGTGGCCCGCGGCTTCCGGGGCTGTTTGCAG GGAGTGCGGGTGAGCGAGACACCCAAGGGGGTTAGCAGTCTGGATCCCAGCCGTGGGGAAAGCATCAACGTGGAGCCGGGCTGCAGCTTGCCAGATCCCTGTGACTCGAACCCATGTCCTGCCAACAGCTATTGCAGCGACGACTGGGACAGCTATTCCTGCAGCTGTGACCCGG GTTActatggggacaactgtactaacGTGTGTGACCTGAACCCGTGTGAGCACCAGTCCACGTGTATCCGAAAGCCCAGTGCTCCCCACGGCTACACCTGCGAGTGTCCCCAAAATTACCTTGGGCCATACTGTGAGACCAG GATTGACCAACCTTGTCCCCGAGGCTGGTGGGGACACCCCACGTGTGGCCCATGCAACTGTGATGTCAGCAAAGGCTTCGACCCGGACTGCAACAAGACAAGCGGCGAGTGCCACTGCAAG gaGAACCACTACCGGCCCCCTGGCAGCCCCATCTGCCTCCTGTGTGACTGCTACCCCACGGGCTCCTTGTCCCGAGTCTGCGACCCCGAGGATGGCCAGTGTCCGTGCAAGCCGGGCGTCATCGGGCGCCAGTGCGACCGCTGTGACAACCCTTTTGCTGAGGTCACCACTAACGGCTGTGAAG TGAATTACGACAGCTGCCCGCGCGCCATCGAGGCTGGGATCTGGTGGCCCCGTACCCGCTTCGGGCTGCCTGCCGCTGCCCCGTGCCCCAGAGGCTCCTTTG GGACGGCTGTGCGCCACTGTGACGAGCACAGGGGGTGGCTCCCCCCAAACCTTTTCAACTGCACATCAGTCACCTTCTCGGAGCTGAAGGGCTTT GCTGAGCGGCTGCAGCGGAATGAGTCGGGCCTGGACTCGGGGCGCTCCCAGCGGCTGGCCCTGCTCCTGCGCAATGCCACACAGCACACGGCCGGCTACTTCGGCAGCGACGTCAAGGTGGCCTACCAGCTGGCCACACGGCTGCTGGCCCACGAGAGCGCCCAGCGGGGCTTCGGGCTGTCGGCCACCCAGGACGTGCACTTCACCGAG aaCCTGCTGCGGGTGGGCAGTGCCCTACTGGACGCGGCCAACAAGCGGCACTGGGAGCTGATTCAGCAGACAGAGGGCGGCACCGCCTGGCTGCTTCAGCACTACGAGGCCTACGCCAGCGCCCTGGCCCAGAACATGCGGCACACCTACCTAAGCCCCTTCACCATCGTCACTCCCAACATCG TCATCTCCGTAGTTCGCTTGGACAAGGGGAACTTCGCTGGGGCCAAGCTGCCACGCTACGAGGCGCTGAGGGGGGAGCGGCCCTCAGATCTTGAGACGACGGTCATTCTGCCTGAGTCCGTCTTCAGAG AAACAGCCCCCATGGTCAGACCCGCAGGCCCCGGGGAGGTGCAGGAGCCAGAGGAGCTGGCGCGGCGACAGCGGCGGCACCCGGAGCTGAGCCAGGGCGAGGCCGTGGCCAGTGTCATTATATACCGCACCCTGGCGGGGCTGCTGCCCCATAACTACGACCCCGACAAACGCAGCCTGAG GGTTCCCAAGCGCCCGGTCATCAACACGCCCGTGGTGAGCATCAGCGTCCATGACGACGAGGAGCTTCTGCCTCGAGCCCTGGACAAGCCGGTCACGGTGCAGTTCCGGCTGCTGGAGACGGAGGAGCGGACCAAGCCCATCTGTGTCTTCTGGAACCACTCGATCCT GGTCAGTGGCACAGGTGGCTGGTCAGCCCGAGGCTGCGAAGTTGTCTTCCGCAACGAGAGCCACGTCAGCTGCCAGTGCAACCACATGACGAGCTTCGCTGTGCTCATGGACGTGTCCCGGCGGGAG AATGGGGAGATCCTGCCACTGAAGACACTGACCTATGTGGCCCTAGGGGTCACCTTGGCTGCCCTGCTActcaccttcctcttcctcactctcctGCGTGCCCTCCGCTCCAACCAGCACGGCATCCGGCGGAACCTGACTGCCGCCCTGGGCCTAGCTCAGCTGGTCTTCCTCCTGGGAATCAACCAGGCAGACCTCCCT TTCGCTTGCACAGTCATCGCCATCCTGCTGCACTTCCTGTTCCTCTGCACCTTCTCCTGGGCTCTGCTGGAGGCCCTGCACCTGTACCGGGCGCTCACCGAGGTGCGCGACGTCAATGCCGGCCCCATGCGCTTCTACTACATGCTGGGCTGGGGTGTGCCCGCCTTCATCACAG GTCTTGCCGTGGGCTTGGACCCCGAGGGCTACGGGAACCCCGACTTCTGCTGGCTCTCCATCTACGACACCCTGATCTGGAGTTTCGCTGGCCCCGTGGCCTTCGCTGTCTCG ATGAGCGTCTTCCTGTACATCCTGGCGGCCCGGGCCTCCTGTGCTGCCCACCGGCAGGGCTTCGAGAAGAAAGGCCCTGT ctcGGGCCTGAGGCCCTCCTTCGCTGTCCTCCTGCTGCTGAGTGCCTCGTGGCTGCTGGCACTGCTCTCCGTCAATAGTGACAGCCTCCTCTTCCACTACCTCTTTGCTGCCTGCAATTGCATCCAG GGCCCCCTCATCTTCCTCTCCTACGTGGTGCTTAGCAAGGAGGTCCGGAAAGTGCTCAAGTTTGCGTGCAGCCGTAAGCCCAGTCCTGACCCTGCTCTGACCACCAAGTCCACTCTGACCTCG TCCTACAACTGCCCCAGCCCGTATGCGGACGGGCGGCTGTACCAGCCCTACGGAGACTCAGCTGGCTCTCTGCACAGCGCCAGCCGCTCGGGCAAGAGTCAGCCCAGCTACATCCCCTTCTTGCTGAG GGAG